Part of the Fusarium musae strain F31 chromosome 3, whole genome shotgun sequence genome, GCCAATGTGGTTGGCTGATGCAGCAGAGGCACCGGGGTCAAGAAGAATTGTAATATCCCATTGCTTGATAACACCGTCGCCATCGGTGGCAGTTGGTAGCTTCATAATAGCATTGCTGACATGCTCACGAGTATTCATCTCGTTAACGAAGCGAGAACCGTCAGGCGAAAGGAGAATACCGCCTTCACCACGGAGCATCTCGGCCGCGAGAAACTTGAGCATGGAGTTGGGCGTCGCAGGATCAACGAAACCTGTTGGATGAATTTGCACGCTGTCCATATCTAATAGTTCAGCTCCCACAGCGGTGAGAATATCGTGAGATCCCGGTCTCTCCTCGTTTGTCGAAGGGATCCCCTTGAGGTCAGGGCGATAACGTGCCAGAAGACCTGTAGCATCTCCAGCGAAACCACCACTGGCGAACAAGACTGATCCCTCAAGGTTATGCTTCTTCCCTTCAAATTCGTACTCGACACCCTTGATGGTGTTTCCCTCCTTAAGTAGTGCCTTGACTTCAGCAAGGTTGGTAATAGAGAACTTTTCATTCTCTTTGAGTTTGCTGAGTAAAGTGATAATGATGGCGGCTCCGGGCGGTGTCTTTCCAGCGCCGCGGTGAGTGCGAGCAACGCTGTGGCCTCCTAGGGGTGCCACGACGCTGAGATCTACaccaatctcatcaacaagccaGTTGACTGCAGCTGCTGATTCGGTAGTAAGTTTTGTGATGAGAGCCTCACGATCGACGGGAGGCTGGGTGAGATGGAACCGTGACCCAGCCGATTTGACAGAGTCGCTGTAGAAAAGTGTATCGCTCTCCACGCCAGCAGCGCGCTGATACTTGGTGCCCGCACCGTTGATACCAGACGAAGCCTTGATGCTGTTACCACCAGGCTTAGGCGCgcgatcaagaagatgaaccGATGGAGCCCCGCGCTGAAGAGCCTCATACGATGCTGATAAACCAGCGAGGCCGGAgccaacgacgacgacgggACGCGTGGACATGGTCTTTGAGAAAACAGAAGTTACAGTCGAAGGTTTAATGATGTTTCCGTAGAGCATAGCAGTAAGTGCGACTGCGAAGCCAATGCATGAAAGGAACAGGATCTGCGGCCTGCTCATGGTCCAGCGAAGGATGCGAGGCATTAGGCTATTATTGCGGGGGCGGCACTCATGGGCGGTATCGGCGATTTATAcatacaatacaatacaatacaatacaatacaatacaacAGAGTGAGTTGGTTGCAGCTGTAATGATGGTTGTGATTGCTCAGCGTGAGGTGTTGGATCATGGTGGACTGTTGTGGTCGTGGCTCACGGCCCATCAGGTGATTCTGTTGCATCGTACGATGCGTGAGAATGAAGCTTCTCCGGTCTAGAAGGAAAAAGGGGTTTGAACATGTTACGACGCATGATGTGGTCGTAATATGCCGAAGATCTCGGCAGACGTGAATAGGTTCAAGAGATTAGCAGATTCAAGATTGATAATTGCTCTTGCTTTTTCCCGATTATCAGTCGTGGTCCCGATCGGCCGGTCCCGGTTTTCCGGAGCTGGGCGGCCCCACCTTCGGGATGACGGGATGATGAAATACCGATGCAACGATACTTTCCGTATCGCGTTAAAGAAGATCTATTACAAAGAAAGCATATCGGTGGAGGATTTGCCTCAAATGAATGCGGTAGCCCGTCGTGCCTTGTGGCTGTCATCAAGTGGCGTGAGCTCGGCATTGGCGTCAACACCAGCATCGGCCTGCACGATGAACCTGCAGGAACCATGATCCAAATGACCATTGTGACTGTGGCCGAGTTTCTAGTGCGCCTCATAAGGCATAGTCTGTCATCCAGGAATTGTTTGGAGAAGCTGGCATAGGCGTTTATCCGCTCCAATGCCTGTATTGATCTTGGCATATTGTACAGAGTAGCATCAGTGAATCGATTTGCAGGTGTACCCAATCAACTTTGAGACTTTGATCATGAGGTTCCTCATTTTCCCATATGTACAGTACCAAGCTTATTATATGACATGCTAACCACCATCTAATGAGCCGCGATGCTTCAGCGGCGGTTGTGAATGCAAAAGCCAACGATCGCTGGCCGGTACAGCGAATGACCTCCTAAAACTCCTTCAATGCAGCGGACTCAGACCACATGTTCGCCTGAATTTAGAACGTATACACCCTATTTTATAAGAATCCAAGTCGTAACGCGTAAAATGCAGAAAAACTTCATCGATGCACGTCTAAGCAAGGTTTTGCTCGGCCTTGTGGTGACGGTGTGCCCGGCCCTCGTCGGACCAGGGGAAGTGGATGACGGGAACCTGGAAGAAGGAGTTGCTGATGGATTGTTAGCGGATATATACTTTTGTAGGTGAGGTGGTGAAACATACCTGCTGTCTTGGAGACCGGCGAGGGCATTGTACCAAGCCATGAATGCAGCCAAGAATCCAAACAATCCAGCTGCCTTTTGGAGGGCAAGCTGAGCGCTGTGGTTGCCCAAGTCGTGGGCATAGTTCTCGCATGCAAGCAAGAGGAAGCAGatgtcgaggaagaagaagagagagaagaaggcgagggtGGACTTGAGGGtgcagatgaggagaagtgTTGTGAAGATCCACCAGCCGGTAAGGAAGAAGCCCATGACCGAACCAGTATCACCCTCGTAAGGACCATCGGCGCCGAGGACGTTCCATGTTGGTGTCAAGAGAAGACCATAGGCAATCCAGAAGCCTCCATATGATGATAGGGCGGTAGCACCGAATGTGTTTCCAACAGCCATTTCCCTGCGTAGATATTAGATAACGTGTATAAGTTGAGTGGAAAGTGCAACATACCACATGCCAGCGCATAGCTGAACAAGACCACCATAGCCAAAGGCCACAGGAATAGCAATAGCAGGTGAAGATTCACCACGGACGTGCATGTTGATGCATGATAGGACAAAGGTTGTGAGAGCGAAAGCGCACAGTCCTAGAGGAGCCGGGTTGGCGAACTTGCGGTGCTCAACAGGCTTCCAGAGACCTGGCTGCAGGGCACCACCGAAAGCGGGATGGATATTTGAGGGATGGGCATagagatgaggatgagcttgttgatgagcagcAGTTGTCTGACGCTCCAGAGTCTTGTCAGAGTCGTGAGGAGACTCGTTGGAGAATGGTTGTTGGTAATCGGGCATTGGTTGAGCCATTGTGGTGTGTGTTGATATGGACTACTGAAGTCCAAGTGATGATGTTCTATAAGTGATGTATCGACAAGAAATAGTATGACGGTCTACAGAGGACCAAgcgtgagatgagatgagatgaatagCAAGAAAAATAACGAGATCGAAAGTGGCAACGGGAGACAAGACAGATTTATAAAGCAGGACGGACTAGACCAGGGCAAGAGACTCAACACGGGAATTGAAGAGAGAATGGATATCAAATTAGGTTCTGAAGACGGGGAGGCAGAGCAGAGAACGTGCTGTGGAGTGATATGGGTACGTAGGTGGAGTGACGGTGGAGTGCcccgacgacgacgagggcGTGGGCGTGGAGAAAGAAAATGCTCTCTCTAGTCTCTCTGACCGTGACCAGGGTCGGTTTTTTTGGGGTCGAAAGGGTCTAGAATGGGGGtacaagatcaacaacagctgCAGATTTTGGGGGGGCACGTCAGGTGTATCAATTGGGCAAACGATGACGAATATGTTTAGTTAGTATCAAATAGATAGACGATGAATGCTGAATAAGAACACATTTATGATCGTGGTGGTGACTGCAAGGCCATGAGGGTGACATGGCAAGGCTTAACGGCCCGGATTGTCTACCTCATGacatcttcctctcctgACAACAAAATCATATATTTCCGGTAAAGCCAAACGAAAACACTACAAAGAAAGGAGAAATCACCCTTTGAGGGCTCCAATTGGCTGTTCATACAAACAAAGgaccctcatcaacctcaaaaacacccaaacccaaacccCAACAACCCGGAGAACATCACAACCCGCGGGGAACACAATCACATTGTGGGGAAGACATGAGGAGAAAACTGAATGATCTGTTCGCACGGCCAAAGAGTAATCGGGAAAAGATGCCGTCGGTCTTTGACTTCCAGACGTTTCAGCGTGTGAACAAGCGCGGATTGCGGATTACATAGCATGATATGCAGCATGTTGGCCCTAGCACAAGGTACATACATTTAAGATCCGGTGATGCTGGGGTTATCCCTCAACTTTGCGGAGAAGATGACTTGTGAGAGAAATACGGAGTACGTTTGACTAAAGATTGCAGGTAACAAGAGAGACTCGGGAGTTGATGTCGGCAGAGGTTAAGGAAGATCGTGTGggtgaagttgaagctgaagatcaTCAGTTGATCAATCACCATGATCGTGAACTCTCTGACCTGAGCTATACACGAGTACATGTCTATCTCTTTTCGTAACTGCCCTGGGCTAATAAACTAACCAAGCTTCAatgttaatattagttactAGCAAACATCGATCGGAGTCTTCACTGCAAACCGTCTGTTAGACAATTAAAACACCAACCATTATAGCCGGAGACTCTCCTCCCGAATCCCCAATCTCTTCGAAACAACCtcaatattaaagtaaagaccCTAAAGCTCATTACGCTCAAAAGTCAGGGCGATCAACCGGGTCGCCGCCTCACGGTGAAAACATGGAGAGACACGCGCAAAGTCCACCTAGCGCCCACATAGCACTGGTGATCTGCCTTACAAACCAGCAAAGATCTCGCTGCCAGGTCCATATTTCCCAagaaattagctttttagaGCACGTGGTGATTTTGCTAAAGAATTTAGTTGAGAGACCATGATACAAAGTCTTGTTCAAGTGGGAGGGTCGGCAATGTTGGCGCTTAGTGGCAGGGGCACACACACTTTAGACACACATAGCCAAGGAGGCTGATGTTTTTTTCCCCCTCCGACGGCTGCGGCCGAGATGCAACAGAGGGAAAAAGAGGCCAAGGCGTGGGATGTGAGGGGGTACGCTCATTAAGAATTGGAGAAATCTAGCAGGGGTGTGAGTTGATCAAGCTGGTGCACGCCCATGacagcatcaccaactgACAGCCCAAAAGTCTTCAAACAGAAAacgacgacaacaacaacaccaccatAGAAATCTGGAGATTTAAACTTGAATTAAGCAATCTGGGGCAGACTCTGGGGTCCAAGATCCCGATTTATTTCCCCAGAATCTCGTCGAGATAAAcaatgaggagaagaacgTCTGGACGATGGCCGAAGGTGGGCCTGAGCAGCATCACTTTCGTCACTGATTTTGCGAAAGAGAGGCAAAAGACCCAGTTTATCTGACGCCGACTTATCCGTGTATGTACAAGTATTCAGAGCACGGTGCAGGCAGTTCTCGGTTATGCAGAGGGACAGTGATCATTATGCAGTTATGCAGCTGGAGAGGCAAAGAGGAAGCGTTGGCTCGAATGAACAAAGAGCCAAGAGTGAGAACTACGATCATGAAATCACTGTGACATAGAAACGGATACAGCAGCGTTTCGTTATGACAGCTGCCAAGTCTAAACTTGTTCTCCAAAAAAGGGCCTGAGTGAGGAAGTGAGCGGTAGGGTTCTCCTCAGCGAAAGGAatttggagaagagagagatcAGGCGGGAATAGCAAGTTAATGAGCCAAGACCCAATGCGTCGTGAAAAAGAGCCCTCTCGCCCTACTCCAACTCAATTCAActgccagaccagaccagaccccAACCACAAACTCATCTGCATGGCTTGCACACACAGCAGAACGCACCCCCAATCTTAATAAAGGGTTGCCCAGCCAAGCTAAATATCGTCGGCAGTCATCTCTCAAGGGCTCATCCTCCGATGAAAGAACACAACAtttctcaacaagaacacGAGAGATGGCCAGGAAAAGGGCCGTTTACTCTCTGAGTCTAATTCCTCAGAGGGGAATGTCTGGTTAATGAGGAAACTTAGCTAGCAACTTTATCCTCGGTTGTCAGTCGGCTACAAGACGGATACTGTTATCACATCGAATGATCGATGCGCCCAAATTAGTAGAATCCATTGTTTTTTTGAGCCTcctgtttttttttgttcAGGGGTACTGATAGCGCTTCCGCTTTGTTGCAGGGTTTGGCTGGGCGGCTCTATTGGAGTAACCGAAGTGACGTTCGGTTACTGCATGACTGTACGACTGTGTGAGAGAGAGGGACAGAGAGGTTCCGTTGGCACTGATGATGAGTATTATGAGTCGCGATGTGCTGACATATTCCGTTTTTGAAGAATATATGACTCAATTTACGCCTCTTTCTGCAGCAAAAGAGAGACCTTCAGGCAGTTTTTCCAGAAGCAATCAGGTGCAGGGATCTTCCTGGTGAAGTGGAGTACGCCACTTCAGGGGATTGAGTGTGGTCACTGGTGCAGGAACTGAAAGCGATGACGCCACGGCTGCTGAACCTCCTCCAATTCCTAACAAagtgtacggagtagcagTCTTCTCTTATCCCCGTATCATcgataaggtacctacctattgaTCACCTGCCTCTCCCTAAATATTCTCCATTTTATGTAGACGATCACTCCAATCTCGCTTTGCCTTCAGTGCTTCACCGCAGAATCATCACCGATCAAGAAtggagaaaaaaagaaacagtCTCCAAAATTTGCCCCCTCCCATCATCATAACCTGACGGGTTTCCCGTTTCCACTGTCATCCTTGATCGTATGAGTGAGGATCCGCTGTCTCCCACTGCCTCTGGCCTCGTCTCGCCACCTCCAAATTCCGCCTGCGGAAATATCATCTTTCGCGCTCTGTCCGAGACCCGGAACCATCTTTATTGCCCTAAAGTGTCACCATTGCTACCCTTTGTTAGACAAATGCAGATTGCGGATCCGAAGTGTAGACCCAAGATACAGACTCTGCTGCAAAACACAGACAGACACAATCAGTCATCTATTCCCGCCTCACCCTTCTCCAACACAAATAAACCTGGCTCTCATCGCTCATCAATCTCTGACACAAACACGCACAGGCCACATTTACGCCAGCCAAGACCTCAAGAGCCGCGAGAGGCCAAGCTAGCTAGACAAGGATCTGATCTGCTGCCGCTCATCAAAGGGGTCTTGAACAGCAACTACGGCCGCTCATGATTTGTTACAGTCACCTGAGCGCATATCGGATTTCAACATCCGTGTCCAATCTGAGGGTCGCATGCGTCAATGCCCTCCTGAGCCAGAGGCTGAGTGTCGAGTATTGGTGGTCATTGGTGCTAAATATCCCTCTGTGTTTCCACTGTAACCGCTACCCCTGAAGTTTGAACGCCAGGCAGATATTCAATGAATGGATACTTGTATAAGCGATGTGTCGTATGTTAGTTATCCTCGGTTGTGTTGTACTCCACGATGGAGAATGGCTCGAGATCAAAGAGTTTTCACTCCCTTTTGAGCAACTTCCCTTCCTCCGGATGGCGGTTGATAATATTTGCTGAGAATGTT contains:
- a CDS encoding hypothetical protein (EggNog:ENOG41), translated to MSTRPVVVVGSGLAGLSASYEALQRGAPSVHLLDRAPKPGGNSIKASSGINGAGTKYQRAAGVESDTLFYSDSVKSAGSRFHLTQPPVDREALITKLTTESAAAVNWLVDEIGVDLSVVAPLGGHSVARTHRGAGKTPPGAAIIITLLSKLKENEKFSITNLAEVKALLKEGNTIKGVEYEFEGKKHNLEGSVLFASGGFAGDATGLLARYRPDLKGIPSTNEERPGSHDILTAVGAELLDMDSVQIHPTGFVDPATPNSMLKFLAAEMLRGEGGILLSPDGSRFVNEMNTREHVSNAIMKLPTATDGDGVIKQWDITILLDPGASAASANHIGFYEWKGLLKKVKVRDLKPAQIAAVDKYAKAVAEGTDDEFGRKQRGRWTLKAGEENRDEDIYIGRVTPITHFTMGGVAIDEKARVLTKNGDKLEPIPGLFAAGEITGGIHGDNRLGGSSLLECVVYGRTAGAGVVGPDQ